From the genome of Aquiluna borgnonia:
GTAGGGAGTGAATGGAACCCAGCTCAGTGGGGCGTGAATCTCGTCGGACACCACGGTAACGGAGTACTCCTGAGCCAGCTCGGACAACTCGGTTAGCTCCTTTGCGGTGTGGACTCTACCCACCGGGTTTTGCGGAGAGCACAGCATGTGAACTTTTACACCGGAGCGGTAGGCCTTTTCAATACCGACCAGATCTAGCACCCAGTCATCGCCGACCAGCTTGAGCGGTGCATCCAGGACTTCAGCCCCAACCTCTTCAATCCAGTGGTAAAAGCTGGAGTAAACCGGAGAGTTCACTAAAACCTGATCCCCGGGCTTAGTCAAAACCCGAAGAATTTCCACTGCCGCGACACCCACATCGGTTGCTAGCTTCAACTGAGACTTGTCAATCTGCCAACCCCAGCGATCGCTGGCAAAACTTGCAAAGGCCTCTGCAACTTCCGGCACCGGACCGGTGTAACCGAGATCCGAACGATTGGTCATCTCGGTGATTTTTTCCCGAATTGGCTGAGCGACCTCAAAGTCCATCTCAGCCACGTGCATTGGGAGCACATCCTCTGGGAAGCGACGCCACTTAGAGCTGGATCGGTTGGCAAAATTGCCAAAGCTGTCAGGATCAAACATGGGTTGATTATGCCTGAACAATAACTCGATTACCCCACGGGTCGTTCAACTTAAGCCCGGCGCCATCATCCTGAAAAGACCATGAGTGAAATTTGGCACGGTCCTTCAAGGCTATAAGCGCCTCTTCGTTGCCAAGTTTCAAAGTCAGGTCACCAAGCCCCAGAACCTGCTGACGCACACCCGCTCCCCTAGAGCGCCAGATATTCATCGCCATGTGGTGGTGATACCCACCCGCGGAGACAAATAGGGCGGTGTTGGCCCAATTCACAGTGGTCTCAAACCCCAGGACGCCGACGTAAAAATTGTTGGCCTGCGCTATGTCTCCGACGCTCAGGTGAACGTGCCCGACAGAGCTGGCAGAACTTGCCTCCATGCTCAGATTCTCGGCAAGGAACCTGTTCGGATCCAGAGGAAGTGTTGCCATTTGCAATTGGCCGGATTCATAAACCCACTCTGAACGAGGTAAATCAAAATAAAGCTCGACACCATTTTGCTCAGGGTCGTTGAAATAAAAAGCTTCGGAAACCAGATGGTTAGCACTTCCAGTGAAGGCCCTAGGAAAGTTATTCGCCACATTAGAGACCGCCAGAGCCAAGTCGGCGCGCGTGGCAAATAAAAGCGCCGTGTGGAACAGGCCGGCCTCGCCAGAGGAGGCATGCTTCAAACTGGGTTGGTGCTCCAGGACAATAGATGCCTGAGGGCCATGACCTAGTACGTAGCCGCCTGGCAAACTCTCTAAAACCTCGAGGCCCACACCCCTGGTGTAGAAATCTAGGGTGGCCTCAACATTCGCGACCCTTAGAGAGACCGCACCCATTGAAAGAGTGCTTGGCAGAATATTCACAAACTAAGTCTAGTACCCCTAGACAAAGTATCTAGAGGCCAAATAGCAGAGTCCCCGCAATTGCAAACATGACTAGGGCGATGAACCCGTCAAGGATCTTCCAGAATCGGGGGCTCGAAACAAATCTAGAAAGCAGCTGAGCCCCAAAACCAAGCGAGAAGAACCAAACAAAACTTCCAGCGGAGGCACCGAGGGCGAATAGCCACTGCTCGGGAGTGAACTGGTTTCCAATTGAACCCAAGAGAATGACGGTGTCAAGGTAAACGTGAGGATTGAGCCAGGTCAGTGCGGCCATCGTGCCAAGAGTCTTGAGCAGGCTGGCGCTTTCCCCACCTGCCTCCAGACTCTGATCTGTTCCGATTCTCCTGAGGGCCGAGATACCGAACCAAATCAAGTAGGCAGATCCGGCGTATCTGAAAATTTCCAGCAGAATTGGGAGCTGCTCAATAACTGCCCCAAGGCCCGCCACGCCTGCAACGATCAGCAGTGCATCGGAAATTGCACAAAACAGCACCACCGCCAACACGTGTTGCTTTTTTAGCCCCAACCTCAGCACGAAGGCGTTCTGGGCTCCAATCGCGATAATCAGAGAGAGTCCCGTGAAAAATCCAGTTAGGGCGGCAATCATGGCTTGCTCACTAACGCCCTGAAGTCAAGCCTGGCGGTTAGGGCCATGTGGGGAATTGTGAGCGCCCAGATAACCACGAGCAGCAACCAAAGCGCAGCGGTCCCCAAATCAAATCCAGTCATCACTCCCAAAACCACGGTGAACACTAAAACCAGCGCAAGAGCTGGCAATCCCGCGTTGAACGCTTTCCAAAAGGCCCCGCTTGAATTACCAGCTGCGGACTGCTGCCTGGATGACTCAAATTCCAAAGCCAGGCGGCCGGTGTGCCGAAGGGCATGCCAACCACCAAAGTAAAGCGCAAAGGCCACCAGGGGCGGGGCAATCAGGCTTAGGGCCAGTAAGAGCCCCAGGTCAATAACCTCCGGCCAACTGCGCCGAAGCGCCATGACCAACATGGCTACCAGGTTCAGCGCAATAACCCCTACCAGCAGCGAAGTTTCCAAACCTCCGGCCCACGGGATCAAAACTGGATTGACCGCAGCCAGGGCCTCAGTTGAACCTTGAACCAGCAGGGGAATGAAGACCGGAGTGAAGCCCATTGCAACCGCGTAAAGCGCGCGGTTGCGAAGTTCAGCATTCCGACGGCTGGCAATCTCGGAGCCAAACGAAGCATCCCCAAGGCCAAAGTGAATCGCACTCACCAGAACAATTAGCTGGAAACCCAAAAGATTGTTCTGCAGCAGGAACCAAATTCCCAATCCCGTTACCGCGAGGTAACCGGCGATAAATCCTGCCATGCGCCAGAGCTGCATTTTTGGGACCGACACCAGGTGATCGACTGCACCGTGGGGAATCCCAATCGAGAGTGCTAACAGCGCCATAACAATTTGCCATTCCAGCTGTCCCGGGAAGAAAACGGCGAGCGGAATTGAAATAAAAGTGCCACCCAAAATGATGTATCTGGAGATGGTTCGAAGTTGAACCAACAGTCTCAATTCGACTTGCTGCACGTTTTGAGTCTAGCGTCAGGAGTAGGCATGTTCGGCCAGTGGTCTTACCTAGCAATGATTGTCTTTGTAGCCGTCGGCTCGGGCTGGCTAGAGTGGGCATTCAAGCTCCGGGTACTGCGCAAACCCACCAGGGCAATCCTCACAATCCTCACGGTCTCTCCATGGTTTTTAATCTGGGATGCCTACGCGATTGCTCAGGGACATTGGTTCTTCGACCGAAACCTCATCACCGGAATCTACGGCCCCATGGACATTCCGCTCGAGGAGTACCTGTTCTTTATTGTGGTGCCGCTAGCGGCGATTCTCACCCTGGAGGGATCCACCGCGGCACTGAAGCTTCTGAAGAACTTTCACCTGACCCGAGAGCGAGTTTTGAAGTGACCTACACTGCCCTCGCCATCGCTTCCGTCATCACCACACTGGTAATCGAACTGGTTTTCCTGAGAACCGGATTGTTCCGAATGCCAAGGTTCTACCTGAGCTACCTGATCGTTATCGGATTCCAGCTGCTAACGAACGGATATCTCACCGGCACGGGAATCGTGGGCTATTCCCCCGAGGCAATTCTGGGTTTCAGAATTGCAAACGCTCCGGTAGAGGACCTGCTGTTTGGTTTCAGCCTTGTTGTGCTAACCATGGCGGTTTGGACCAAGCTCTCCAGTCTCGAAACTCAAAACTCCCCCGCTACGACGAAAGGTAAATGATCATGGCCCTAGAGGTTTCTCAGCCTGCTCCCCAGTTCACCCTAAAAAACCAGGACGGCAAAGACGTGTCGCTTGCCGAGCACGCTGGCTCAAAAGTGATCGTTTACTTCTACCCAGCCGCCAGCACCCCGGGCTGCACCACCCAGGCATGTGACTTCAGAGACAACATCAACTCATTGAAGTCAGCCGGATACACCGTGTTGGGAATATCCCCAGATGCGCCCGCCAAGCTATTGAAGTTCAAAGAGAAAGAACAGCTGAACTTTGATCTCCTGAGTGATCCAGACAATGCGGTTCAGCAGGCCTACGGCGCCTATGGCGAGAAGAGCATGTACGGAAAGACCTACCTCGGCACCATTCGTTCAACTTTTGCCGTTGACGAATCCGGGAAACTCACCCACGCGCTCTACAACGTCAAGGCCAAGGGTCACATCGACATGCTGCGAAAGCAGCTGGGTATCTAGCGAAGCGGCAGCAATACGCCGATTGCCATAAACACCGAGCCGAAGACTCGGTTGAAATTCTTGCCGGCTTTTTTCAGAACCGGTTGAATACGATCGGCTAACCCCGCCACCACTAGCTCGTACCAAAACTCAACGAAAACAAAGGTCGCGGCCATGACCGCGAACTGAGTCAGGAGCGAAACCTCGGGGTCAATAAACTGAGGCAGAAATGCCACAAAGAATAAAATCCCCTTCGGGTTTGTAACGGCCGAGAGTAGTCCCTGAGAAAAGCGCTTCAGATTCGTGGAGCCCGAGTCAGCATTCCCCTCGGAGACCCCGATAGGGCTAGAGCGCCAAACCTGAATCCCGAGCCAAACCAGGTAGGCGCCACCGACCCACTTCAAAACTGTCAGCAGCTCTAAGGAAGCTTGCAAAAGGGTACCAATGCCAAACATGCTCATGGCAATAACTATGGCGAAACCGAGCAGGCCTCCCAAAATGGTCGAGATCGTGCTGCGCACCCCATAGAGAGCTCCGTGAGTTAGAGCCAATAAACCATTTGGTCCCGGGGTCAGCGAAAGCCCGACCGCTGCCAGGGCGTAGACCAGCCAGTTGGAAAATTCCATTAGTAACCCAGGGTCGGATCAACTTGACCCACCAGAGGATCTCCAGAGAGCCACGCTGAAACATTTTCTCTCAGGCGCGTTGCAAAAAGCCTGGTGACCATGGGTTTGGTGTCAGCGGTGTGAGGAGTGATGATGAGGTTTTCCTGACGCCACATCGGATGGCCCTCGGGCAGTGGCTCGGGGTAGGTGACGTCTGTGGCCGCACCCGCTAGCTTTCCCACCTCAAGGGCCTCAACCAAAGCCTCCTGATCAACCACCTCACCGCGTGCCACATTCACCAGGTAGGCATCGGGGTTCAAAAGACTGAACCGCCTTGAATCAAATAGAAATCTGGTCTCATCTGTCAAAGCGCAGGCTAGGACAACAAATTGAGCTTTTGGGAGAAGCTCATCAAGCCTGTTGAAACCGTGGATTACAACATTCGAGTTCCCCGAGAAATCTTGATCGGGCCGCTTACGAATGATGGTCACCTTCGATCTGTAAGGCACAAGTAGATCGACCAGCTGCTGGGCAATTCCGCCTCCACCAACAATCAAAACCTCAGCGTCAAAGAGCGAAACCGCAAACTTTTTGCCCCAGCTCTTAGCCCGAAT
Proteins encoded in this window:
- a CDS encoding MalY/PatB family protein is translated as MFDPDSFGNFANRSSSKWRRFPEDVLPMHVAEMDFEVAQPIREKITEMTNRSDLGYTGPVPEVAEAFASFASDRWGWQIDKSQLKLATDVGVAAVEILRVLTKPGDQVLVNSPVYSSFYHWIEEVGAEVLDAPLKLVGDDWVLDLVGIEKAYRSGVKVHMLCSPQNPVGRVHTAKELTELSELAQEYSVTVVSDEIHAPLSWVPFTPYLALGEAAHKTGVTITSSSKAWNVAGLKAAFLITQHEQMRQRLRALPDAMHWRTSLIGAFAMASAFSDSGDWLDRTNLQIQENLTFFRHLVQTQLPKARLFSMESTYLVWVDLSGYRTANPQALLLSEGKVALVPGSDHAPDNSYGEFVRFNIASSQARILEAVQRMARVLEG
- a CDS encoding VOC family protein; protein product: MNILPSTLSMGAVSLRVANVEATLDFYTRGVGLEVLESLPGGYVLGHGPQASIVLEHQPSLKHASSGEAGLFHTALLFATRADLALAVSNVANNFPRAFTGSANHLVSEAFYFNDPEQNGVELYFDLPRSEWVYESGQLQMATLPLDPNRFLAENLSMEASSASSVGHVHLSVGDIAQANNFYVGVLGFETTVNWANTALFVSAGGYHHHMAMNIWRSRGAGVRQQVLGLGDLTLKLGNEEALIALKDRAKFHSWSFQDDGAGLKLNDPWGNRVIVQA
- a CDS encoding LysE/ArgO family amino acid transporter, giving the protein MIAALTGFFTGLSLIIAIGAQNAFVLRLGLKKQHVLAVVLFCAISDALLIVAGVAGLGAVIEQLPILLEIFRYAGSAYLIWFGISALRRIGTDQSLEAGGESASLLKTLGTMAALTWLNPHVYLDTVILLGSIGNQFTPEQWLFALGASAGSFVWFFSLGFGAQLLSRFVSSPRFWKILDGFIALVMFAIAGTLLFGL
- a CDS encoding beta-carotene 15,15'-dioxygenase, Brp/Blh family, translated to MQQVELRLLVQLRTISRYIILGGTFISIPLAVFFPGQLEWQIVMALLALSIGIPHGAVDHLVSVPKMQLWRMAGFIAGYLAVTGLGIWFLLQNNLLGFQLIVLVSAIHFGLGDASFGSEIASRRNAELRNRALYAVAMGFTPVFIPLLVQGSTEALAAVNPVLIPWAGGLETSLLVGVIALNLVAMLVMALRRSWPEVIDLGLLLALSLIAPPLVAFALYFGGWHALRHTGRLALEFESSRQQSAAGNSSGAFWKAFNAGLPALALVLVFTVVLGVMTGFDLGTAALWLLLVVIWALTIPHMALTARLDFRALVSKP
- a CDS encoding lycopene cyclase domain-containing protein — its product is MFGQWSYLAMIVFVAVGSGWLEWAFKLRVLRKPTRAILTILTVSPWFLIWDAYAIAQGHWFFDRNLITGIYGPMDIPLEEYLFFIVVPLAAILTLEGSTAALKLLKNFHLTRERVLK
- a CDS encoding lycopene cyclase domain-containing protein → MTYTALAIASVITTLVIELVFLRTGLFRMPRFYLSYLIVIGFQLLTNGYLTGTGIVGYSPEAILGFRIANAPVEDLLFGFSLVVLTMAVWTKLSSLETQNSPATTKGK
- the bcp gene encoding thioredoxin-dependent thiol peroxidase, yielding MIMALEVSQPAPQFTLKNQDGKDVSLAEHAGSKVIVYFYPAASTPGCTTQACDFRDNINSLKSAGYTVLGISPDAPAKLLKFKEKEQLNFDLLSDPDNAVQQAYGAYGEKSMYGKTYLGTIRSTFAVDESGKLTHALYNVKAKGHIDMLRKQLGI
- a CDS encoding LysE family translocator, which codes for MEFSNWLVYALAAVGLSLTPGPNGLLALTHGALYGVRSTISTILGGLLGFAIVIAMSMFGIGTLLQASLELLTVLKWVGGAYLVWLGIQVWRSSPIGVSEGNADSGSTNLKRFSQGLLSAVTNPKGILFFVAFLPQFIDPEVSLLTQFAVMAATFVFVEFWYELVVAGLADRIQPVLKKAGKNFNRVFGSVFMAIGVLLPLR
- a CDS encoding D-isomer specific 2-hydroxyacid dehydrogenase family protein — protein: MNNLVSLEPKQFPAYVDAIESAGGTVAPLTGEVRALVWTDYSDPDGLTRAIQENPQLEWVQLPFAGVDAFEEILQLPVRFTSAKRSYSEPVAEHALMLCMALGRAIPERIRAKSWGKKFAVSLFDAEVLIVGGGGIAQQLVDLLVPYRSKVTIIRKRPDQDFSGNSNVVIHGFNRLDELLPKAQFVVLACALTDETRFLFDSRRFSLLNPDAYLVNVARGEVVDQEALVEALEVGKLAGAATDVTYPEPLPEGHPMWRQENLIITPHTADTKPMVTRLFATRLRENVSAWLSGDPLVGQVDPTLGY